In the Mailhella massiliensis genome, one interval contains:
- a CDS encoding restriction endonuclease subunit S produces the protein MCGGTPSSKHPEFFAGSIPWIGTTALNGGKLDKADAVKLITREAVEKSATKIIPPNSIMVGIRVGVGKVAINSVPMCTSQDIVSVVSIDEAEWCKEYISMVLQYKAPVLAAQAQGATITGISSKTLKSITIPVAPLETQRRIVEELRAIEAQKVAANSILKSFSALVKSRFVEMFGDPSDNSRNYQVVSIGEILSVQPSNGLYKPQKDYVTDGSGVPIIRIDSFNEEGPNYSALKRLNCTQKETEKYGLRDGDIVVNRVNSIGCMGKTMLIDHLPEVVVFESNMMRMHVEESTMFPRFLRHQMTSDYAKRYFESHAKKAIGQASINQADVKGLKVLVPPYVDQKSFLDFAAEVDKSRVVVQKQIEKLQTLYDSLAQEYFG, from the coding sequence ATATGCGGCGGTACACCTTCAAGCAAACATCCTGAATTTTTTGCTGGATCAATACCATGGATAGGAACTACTGCACTAAACGGAGGAAAGCTAGATAAAGCGGATGCGGTGAAACTGATTACTAGGGAGGCGGTAGAAAAGAGCGCAACCAAAATAATACCGCCCAATTCAATCATGGTTGGTATTCGTGTTGGCGTTGGAAAGGTTGCTATTAATTCCGTTCCAATGTGCACAAGTCAAGATATAGTCTCCGTTGTTAGCATTGACGAGGCTGAATGGTGCAAGGAATACATATCAATGGTGCTCCAATACAAGGCGCCTGTTTTAGCTGCTCAGGCACAGGGAGCAACGATTACTGGGATTTCGTCTAAAACTCTCAAGTCAATCACAATCCCCGTTGCTCCCCTCGAGACTCAGAGGAGGATTGTCGAAGAACTAAGGGCTATCGAAGCGCAGAAGGTTGCAGCTAATTCGATTCTCAAGTCTTTCAGCGCCCTGGTCAAATCCCGCTTTGTCGAGATGTTCGGGGATCCAAGCGACAATAGTCGGAATTATCAAGTTGTTTCAATCGGAGAAATCCTCTCTGTTCAGCCATCGAACGGCCTATACAAACCACAGAAGGATTATGTTACCGATGGTTCTGGGGTGCCTATCATTCGTATTGATTCGTTTAACGAGGAAGGCCCTAACTATTCTGCATTGAAACGGTTGAACTGCACACAGAAAGAAACAGAAAAGTATGGCTTGCGTGATGGCGACATTGTGGTTAACCGAGTGAACAGTATCGGCTGTATGGGCAAAACAATGCTCATAGATCACCTTCCAGAAGTTGTGGTGTTCGAGTCCAATATGATGCGCATGCATGTGGAAGAGTCGACAATGTTTCCTAGATTCCTGCGTCATCAGATGACTTCAGATTATGCAAAGCGCTATTTCGAATCTCATGCAAAAAAGGCTATCGGTCAGGCGAGCATTAACCAGGCGGACGTCAAGGGGCTAAAGGTTTTAGTACCCCCATATGTCGATCAAAAATCTTTCCTTGACTTCGCCGCCGAGGTCGACAAATCGCGGGTTGTGGTGCAGAAGCAAATCGAGAAGCTCCAGACGCTTTACGACAGTCTTGCGCAAGAGTATTTCGGCTAG